GAGGAGTGCTGATTAGAATGAATACAGGCGGGCTTGCTTGTATTCATTCAGACAGAGATAGCAGTAGAGTGTTACATATATTGGTTTATGTACACGTCGACTAGAAACATGAATACTGGAACGGTGCTAAGAACTCCGAAGAAGACGATAGGCACCCAGTTTTTCATTTTCTTTTTAGGTTGCTCTGTATTGTTCATAGTTTCGACCTTAAATTCGTTGTTGAGTCTGCGCTTTAGTTAGAACTGAATGGTATCAAATAAATTCAAAGAGCCCTATGTGGATTTAGTGTTTCGTGGCGTGCATCAAACACAGAAAATCGCGTTGATTCATAAACGGTTCATAAAGGCTCAACAATAATGAACCTATTGAAACAAGTACTGCCTTATTTGGCATAGTAATTAAATAGCATTCAGAGAGTTGGAGAATACAGAATGAAAACAATAGGTAACATCATTTGGTTTCTGTTCGGTGGCGTATTTATGGGATTGGCGTGGTGGTTCTTTGGGCTGCTTGCATTCCTTACCATCGTTGGTATTCCGTGGGGCAGAGCGTGTTTTGTTATGGGGAACTTCTCGTTCTTTCCATTTGGTCAAGAAGCCATTTCTCGTGATGAACTGACTAATGAAATGGATATCGGGACAAGCCCATTAGGCATGATAGGTAACATCATATGGTTCTTGTTTGCAGGTATTTGGCTTGCAATTGGTCATATCATGTCAGCGGTGGCGTGTTTCATTACCATCATCGGTATTCCATTTGCGATTCAGCACCTTAAGCTAGCCGTTATCTCACTGGCACCAATCGGTAAAACAGTGGTAGATAAACGTGAAGCAGAAGCGGCACGAGTAAGAAATTACAAAGGTTAAGAATTTAGTTTAACCTTTATCTGAAACCAAAAAGCACATCATTTGATGTGCTTTTTTTGGTTCTTGGTTTTCGGTTCTTGGTTTGTATTCTCAAGCTTATCTAGTCGCTATACGTTGTTGAATAAGACTTCGATTCGAAGCGTGATATTGGCCTCTTTTGTATGCTTTTCGTATGGCTCGCGTTCCCATTGGTAGCGTGGGATGATTTCGTAAAATAGCCACTCTTTCCATACATTCTCTCGATAGGTGACCGACACTTGTGAGTATTCGTAGTGGTTATATGGCTCGCTAGTCGCGGTTATCGTGGCGCTGTATTGCAGAGCTTGGTCTTGAGAAAGGTAATGGTACAAGGTGATTCCCGTACCATACTCCCAGCCTTTGAGGTCATCGTTATAGCCAGCAAAGTTAGACCAACGCGCTAAGAAATCGTCACTTAATGAAAGGTCAAAGTCGATATCAGTGATCTCTCCCGTCTCTCTTTTCTCTTGATACACACGTTGAGTCAGCCGGAATACTGCATCTGTGGTGAGTGGGTAGGTAAAACGATAGCGAGCCTCTATTCTTGGGCGCAATGTCGCTTTGATATTGAAACTACTGTAACCCTTAGCATAGGCGTCATAACGAAGTCCAAGTGCATTCTCTAACTCTTCAGAGTCTTGTGGGAAGAAGTCTAAAAACTCTTCATCACCAACCGACTCGTAGATTAGCTTGAGCCTTTTGCTGACAAAGGGTAAATGTAAGCGGGCGTTTAGTTTGGTGGAATAATCAACGTCACCACCTTCAGAATAGATGAAATCGTTATACCAACGTACAGAGGTTCCGGCTCTGGCGTCTTCGGTAATACGATCATCAACGAAGAAGTTATCGAACCATAGGGCTGGTTGGCAAAATTTGCTATTTAGGTAGTGATAGGCTTTTTCGACACGCGTATCTTCTAACGGCTGACTGTGACAATCATCCGTTTCCTCTGCAAGAGCAGAGTGGGTGGCGAGTGATGCCAATAATGAAGTGCTAACTATCCAACGACTCAATGGAACCTGTTTGTCATTCTATGTATCAATAGTTTGACTATAACTAAGCAGTTACAACAATGCGACTTTTAATGATGTTTAACTGGGGTTGTGGCTATTCAAAACAGAGGTTTGAATAGCGTATGGCAAGCAAAGAAAACGGGCTCTGAAAGTGAGCCCGTTTGTTGGTTAACTTATCAGTGATTTAACGCTGGATTACATTGCCGCTTCGAAAATCGCAGAGATTTCTTCGTGAGTCGCTTGTTTAGGGTTAGTAAAACCACATGCATCTTTCAGTGCGTTGTCAGACAGTGTAGGAATGTCTTCTAGTTTCGCACCAAGTTGCGCGATACCTGTTGGGATATTCACGTCATTTGCTAGTTGAACAATCGCTTCGATTGCTGCTTCTGCACCTTGCTCTGGTGTCATACTTTCAACATTCACGCCCATTGCTTTCGCAACATCACGTAGACGCTCAGGACAAACTTGCGCGTTGTAGCGTTGAACGTGTGGTAGCAAGATAGCGTTACATACACCGTGTGGAAGGTCGTAGAAGCCACCTAGTTGGTGCGCCATCGCGTGAACATAGCCCAGTGATGCGTTGTTGAACGCCATACCCGCCATGAACTGTGCGTAAGCCATTTGCTCACGAGCTTCAATGTCTTCGCCGTGCGCTACTGCTGTTCTTAGGTGTGCTTGCACAAGTTCAATCGCTTTAATCGCTACTGCGTCTGTAATTGGTGTCGCTGCGATAGAAACGTAAGCTTCGATTGCGTGTGTTAGCGCATCCATACCCGTTGCAGCAGTTAATGATGCAGGCTTAGCAAGCATTAGTTCAGGATCGTTTACTGAGATAAGCGGTGTTGTGTGCTTATCAACGATAGCCATCTTAATGTGACGCTCTTCATCAGTGATGATGCAGAAACGTGTCATTTCTGATGCTGTGCCCGCAGTTGTGTTGATCGCGATAAGAGGCATCATCGGTTTTTCAGATTGATCGACACCTTCGTAATCTGCAATCTTGCCGCCGTTAGAAGCTACAAGTGCAATACCTTTTGCACAGTCGTGTGGAGAGCCGCCGCCAAGAGAGATAACAAAGTCACAGTCATTGTTTGTTAGCAGCTCAAGACCATCGTTTACGTTTGTGATGGTTGGGTTTGGTTGAGTGCCGTCGAATACCACAGCATCTACACCGCGTTCGCCAAGAAGGTCCTGAACCTGCTTAACCACGCCAATTTGATTTAGGATTTTATCGGTTACGATAAGACCTTTTTTAAAGCCTTGAGACTGAATGCTATCAGCAGCATCCTTTAAACAGCCAGTACCCATGAAGTTGATTGTAGGGATGTAAAATGCACTAGACATTGGAAAACTCCGGTTAATTATGATTTTTAATTGCCTCTATGTTGTCGGCAAATAACTGGTCGACCATTGATCTGGAACAACTTTGATTCCGAACTACCACTTTCTGGTTATTGGTTGTGATAGGGCTCATATAGCAATCGTTTTTATAGTTTTCTGATGTGTATATTGTCAGTTATGGATGGCGAATGATTGATAGATTTTTGGCCAGTATGCTGCTCTATAACCATGAAAAATAAAGGTTATTCAGACAGTGCCGGTTCACGTTCTTCTTCGGTTCGCTCTTGAACAGAACCAGTATTGCACTCGACCTGAGTTTCTGGTTGCTCAGGCGAATTTGACGCCTCTTGTGGCTCTTCATCGTAGTATTTGACCAGGAATGGGGTGAGCATGACGGATGACGGTAAGAAGTGCTTCATAGTACCTCCCGGTACAGTTCGTGTATTTCCTTTATGGTATTGGTTTAATATGTGGCAAAATTTGCGATACATCATGACTTGTTGCTTGTTTTCTATAAATTCTTAGAACTATATTCAGGCTCACAAAAATGGTAGTAGAATGCACACTTAACCGTGAGGTTAGGAAAGAACAAAATATAAACACGGCTCGATAGCGCGAATAATAGGACAGATAATGAAGTACGATTGGATATTCTTTGATGCGGATGAAACCTTGTTCCACTTTGACGCTTTTCAAGGAATGAAGCTAATGTTCTCACGTTTTGGTGTGGATTTTAGC
The window above is part of the Vibrio chagasii genome. Proteins encoded here:
- a CDS encoding YccF domain-containing protein, producing MKTIGNIIWFLFGGVFMGLAWWFFGLLAFLTIVGIPWGRACFVMGNFSFFPFGQEAISRDELTNEMDIGTSPLGMIGNIIWFLFAGIWLAIGHIMSAVACFITIIGIPFAIQHLKLAVISLAPIGKTVVDKREAEAARVRNYKG
- the yiaY gene encoding L-threonine dehydrogenase, which codes for MSSAFYIPTINFMGTGCLKDAADSIQSQGFKKGLIVTDKILNQIGVVKQVQDLLGERGVDAVVFDGTQPNPTITNVNDGLELLTNNDCDFVISLGGGSPHDCAKGIALVASNGGKIADYEGVDQSEKPMMPLIAINTTAGTASEMTRFCIITDEERHIKMAIVDKHTTPLISVNDPELMLAKPASLTAATGMDALTHAIEAYVSIAATPITDAVAIKAIELVQAHLRTAVAHGEDIEAREQMAYAQFMAGMAFNNASLGYVHAMAHQLGGFYDLPHGVCNAILLPHVQRYNAQVCPERLRDVAKAMGVNVESMTPEQGAEAAIEAIVQLANDVNIPTGIAQLGAKLEDIPTLSDNALKDACGFTNPKQATHEEISAIFEAAM